One window from the genome of Micromonospora aurantiaca ATCC 27029 encodes:
- a CDS encoding sensor histidine kinase, whose translation MLLGRLRIRGKLALLVIIPLLSMVGLAVPVVIDRVTAAREAADTAETVRVASRVGSLVQDLQQERLLSVGLLLGRVSRTELIQKSATVDDRVADLRAETLPTAVRKSLDGVRRLEDVRNATLGGRATPQQILTVFGEVDTALIDALRLPFQVDTDTAAGRQVLALDALLRVDEALSSCTTQIVLVKATGDPQVARSFVACMAGLNVDNRRFRKLITPEQLKVAELDDAAVAARTSPTFLVDSLRDPDKAIAPVPLDVLFPSARSMITLGQFVEKKVVADVIAETRAREREALTAAWLVSLAAAAILLVVVLLSMTVARTVARPLSRLTRSAERVARVTEAELTRVADDESETVPPVRLDPVEVSARDEIGDLARAFDRVQHTAARLVERQVAGRRNVAQMFGHVGRRTQNLVGRQIALIDRLERQETDPGRLEHLYRLDHISSRLRRNAGSLVVLSGATGSDGHVAPVPLADVVRLALGEIEDYTRVDVEVPPGVAAAPAIAGDLVLTLAELMENATSFSPPHTRVVVTGELTDGGARLVVVDHGIGLTEDRMTEENARFTRRERLDLAPTEVLGLFVVGRLARRHGWNVRLSHTPGSGVTAALEIPGASLVIRRPEPVGAGAGRAAVPGTREPEPPAVEVPSGFDAELLTRATRSMSSGDPWNAFGHQADTAEPIEDQGRATGGPPPAWPPSGTRPAGPAARPGHVSPPTPVVGPAPAAPPAAGPATGPTLTPPATRPAPAPAGSSPVMPAPTGPNPVGPPAGRPGTRSPIRQRVPGANLPATPPAGPAGPATGGPLIGVPADPSSVRALVEAFQDGVRRAEGDVDHAPPAAERPRLSRRVPGANLSVSPAQSVPPTSSDPGDPVEVRNRISEFEAGVARALREVSTDRRYEEDPSR comes from the coding sequence ATGCTGCTCGGTAGGTTACGCATCCGGGGCAAGCTCGCCCTGCTGGTCATCATTCCGCTGCTCAGCATGGTCGGACTCGCCGTACCGGTCGTCATCGACCGGGTCACCGCCGCCCGGGAGGCAGCCGACACCGCCGAGACCGTCCGCGTCGCCAGCCGGGTCGGCAGCCTGGTCCAGGACCTCCAGCAGGAACGCCTGCTGTCGGTCGGGCTGCTGCTCGGGCGGGTGAGCCGGACCGAGCTGATCCAGAAGTCGGCCACCGTCGACGACCGGGTCGCGGACCTGCGCGCCGAGACGCTGCCGACGGCGGTCCGCAAGAGCCTCGACGGGGTACGCCGGCTGGAGGACGTCCGCAACGCCACGCTCGGCGGCCGGGCCACACCGCAGCAGATCCTGACCGTGTTCGGCGAGGTCGACACCGCCCTGATCGACGCGCTACGGCTGCCCTTCCAGGTGGACACCGACACCGCGGCCGGACGGCAGGTGCTCGCCCTGGACGCGCTGCTGCGCGTCGACGAGGCACTGAGCTCGTGCACCACGCAGATCGTGCTGGTGAAGGCGACGGGCGATCCGCAGGTGGCCCGGTCGTTCGTGGCCTGCATGGCGGGGCTCAACGTCGACAACCGGCGGTTCCGCAAGCTGATCACGCCGGAGCAGCTGAAGGTGGCCGAGCTGGACGACGCGGCGGTGGCCGCCCGGACCAGCCCGACGTTCCTGGTGGACAGCCTCCGGGATCCGGACAAGGCGATCGCGCCGGTGCCGCTGGACGTGCTGTTCCCGTCGGCCCGGTCGATGATCACGCTGGGCCAGTTCGTGGAGAAGAAGGTCGTCGCGGACGTCATCGCGGAGACCCGCGCCCGGGAACGGGAGGCCCTGACCGCGGCCTGGCTGGTCAGCCTGGCGGCGGCGGCGATCCTGCTCGTCGTGGTGCTGCTGAGCATGACGGTGGCGCGTACGGTGGCCCGGCCGCTGAGCCGGCTCACCCGCTCCGCCGAGCGCGTCGCCCGGGTCACCGAGGCCGAGCTGACCCGGGTCGCCGACGACGAGTCCGAGACGGTCCCCCCGGTACGCCTCGACCCGGTGGAGGTCAGCGCCCGGGACGAGATCGGCGACCTGGCCCGCGCGTTCGACCGGGTGCAGCACACCGCCGCCCGGCTGGTCGAGCGGCAGGTCGCCGGGCGGCGCAACGTGGCGCAGATGTTCGGCCACGTCGGCCGGCGTACGCAGAACCTCGTCGGCCGCCAGATCGCGCTCATCGACCGGCTGGAACGCCAGGAGACCGACCCGGGCCGCCTGGAGCACCTCTATCGACTGGACCACATCTCCAGCCGGCTGCGCCGCAACGCGGGCAGCCTGGTGGTGCTCTCCGGCGCCACCGGCTCGGACGGTCACGTGGCGCCGGTCCCGCTGGCCGACGTGGTCCGGCTCGCGCTCGGCGAGATCGAGGACTACACCCGCGTCGACGTGGAGGTACCGCCCGGCGTGGCGGCGGCCCCCGCCATCGCGGGCGACCTGGTGCTGACGCTCGCCGAGCTGATGGAGAACGCCACCTCGTTCTCGCCGCCGCACACCCGTGTGGTGGTGACCGGTGAGCTGACCGACGGCGGCGCACGACTTGTCGTGGTCGACCACGGCATCGGCCTGACCGAGGACCGGATGACCGAGGAGAACGCCCGGTTCACCCGGCGGGAACGCCTCGACCTCGCCCCGACCGAGGTGCTCGGCCTGTTCGTGGTCGGCCGGCTGGCCCGCCGGCACGGCTGGAACGTCCGGCTGAGCCACACCCCCGGTAGCGGCGTCACCGCCGCCCTGGAGATCCCGGGCGCCTCGCTCGTGATCCGCCGCCCCGAGCCGGTCGGCGCCGGCGCCGGCCGGGCCGCCGTGCCCGGCACCCGCGAGCCGGAGCCACCGGCCGTCGAGGTGCCGTCCGGCTTCGACGCCGAGCTGCTGACCCGGGCCACGCGCAGCATGTCCAGCGGCGACCCGTGGAACGCCTTCGGCCACCAGGCCGACACCGCGGAGCCGATCGAGGACCAGGGTCGGGCCACCGGCGGTCCGCCGCCGGCCTGGCCGCCGTCGGGCACCCGGCCGGCCGGACCGGCGGCGCGTCCCGGGCACGTCTCCCCGCCGACACCGGTCGTCGGCCCGGCCCCGGCCGCTCCCCCGGCCGCCGGGCCGGCGACCGGCCCGACCCTGACGCCGCCGGCCACCCGCCCGGCCCCGGCGCCCGCCGGGTCATCCCCGGTCATGCCGGCGCCGACCGGGCCGAACCCGGTCGGGCCGCCCGCCGGGCGGCCCGGTACCCGCTCGCCGATCCGGCAGCGGGTGCCCGGCGCGAACCTGCCGGCCACCCCGCCCGCCGGTCCGGCCGGACCGGCCACCGGCGGACCGCTGATCGGCGTACCGGCGGACCCGTCGAGCGTCCGGGCCCTGGTCGAGGCGTTCCAGGACGGGGTACGGCGGGCCGAGGGCGACGTCGACCACGCGCCCCCGGCTGCGGAACGGCCCCGGCTCAGCCGCCGGGTGCCCGGCGCGAACCTGTCCGTCTCCCCGGCGCAGTCCGTGCCCCCCACCAGCTCCGACCCCGGCGACCCCGTCGAGGTACGCAACCGGATCAGCGAGTTCGAGGCGGGCGTCGCCCGTGCTCTGCGCGAAGTCAGTACCGACCGCCGCTACGAAGAGGACCCATCACGGTGA
- a CDS encoding roadblock/LC7 domain-containing protein, translated as MTSPFLHENVEQSTTGDLSPEARTFNWLLDSFTSSTAGVMEAIAVSSDGLLMAMSAIKDRSNAERLAAVVSGMTSLAGGAASWYALGALNRVIVDMAEGYLLISAISSGSVLGVVADRTANLGTVAYEMTLFAGRAGGALSPRLIAELKNAVQQ; from the coding sequence GTGACCAGCCCCTTCCTCCACGAGAACGTCGAACAGAGCACCACCGGCGACCTCAGCCCCGAGGCACGCACCTTCAACTGGCTGCTCGACTCGTTCACCTCCAGCACCGCCGGGGTGATGGAGGCGATCGCGGTCTCCTCGGACGGGCTGCTGATGGCCATGTCCGCGATCAAGGACCGGTCCAACGCGGAACGGCTCGCCGCGGTGGTCTCCGGCATGACCAGTCTCGCCGGGGGCGCGGCGAGCTGGTACGCGCTCGGCGCGCTCAACCGGGTGATCGTCGACATGGCCGAGGGATACCTGCTGATCAGCGCGATCAGCAGCGGCTCGGTGCTCGGCGTCGTCGCCGACCGCACGGCGAACCTGGGCACCGTGGCGTACGAGATGACGCTGTTCGCCGGCCGCGCCGGCGGCGCCCTGAGTCCGCGCCTGATCGCCGAGCTGAAGAACGCCGTACAGCAATGA
- a CDS encoding DUF742 domain-containing protein, which yields MIPGAAGADPEPEPGVRIRPFLHASAPVPEPDAGDGEPTGPRPFVLTSGRVDGDPAIGLETQVTARPGSTSWAVTARLAPELAAIVAICAEPVSVAEISARTRMHFGVTRVLVGDLRAAGHLDVHVADVDDALDPDIILRVIDGLRAIS from the coding sequence ATGATCCCAGGGGCCGCCGGCGCGGACCCGGAGCCGGAACCCGGCGTCCGGATCCGCCCCTTCCTGCACGCGTCCGCTCCGGTGCCGGAGCCGGACGCGGGCGACGGGGAGCCGACCGGCCCACGCCCCTTCGTGCTGACCTCCGGACGGGTGGACGGCGACCCGGCGATCGGCCTGGAGACCCAGGTCACCGCTCGTCCGGGCAGCACCTCGTGGGCGGTGACCGCCCGGTTGGCCCCGGAGCTGGCGGCGATCGTCGCGATCTGCGCCGAGCCCGTCTCGGTGGCCGAGATCTCCGCCCGGACCCGGATGCACTTCGGGGTGACCCGGGTGCTGGTCGGCGACCTTCGCGCCGCCGGCCATCTCGACGTGCACGTCGCGGACGTCGACGACGCCCTCGATCCCGACATCATCCTGCGAGTGATTGATGGACTTCGTGCGATCTCCTGA
- a CDS encoding GTP-binding protein has product MDFVRSPEWPAAATGGPAANSAPSRYGGPAPLIGRATPPPPTPPLPYLPPGVPPAEPAPIVSRVPAPRPPIPVKILIAGGFGVGKTTTVGAISEIAPLTTEAEMTTAGIGIDDPGGVAGKTTTTVAMDFGCVTIDRSLKLYLFGTPGQARFGFMWDDLARGALGALVVVDSARLDDCYPAIDFFERSGLPFAVGVNAFDGRLALDLPSIRWALAIGEHVPLVQFDARDRLSVRDALLVVLDRALDRATRSRAG; this is encoded by the coding sequence ATGGACTTCGTGCGATCTCCTGAATGGCCGGCGGCCGCCACGGGTGGGCCGGCCGCCAACAGCGCCCCGAGCCGCTACGGCGGCCCGGCGCCGCTGATCGGCCGGGCCACGCCACCCCCGCCCACGCCGCCACTGCCGTACCTGCCGCCGGGTGTGCCGCCGGCCGAACCTGCCCCGATCGTCAGCCGGGTACCGGCGCCCCGGCCGCCGATCCCGGTCAAGATCCTCATAGCCGGCGGGTTCGGGGTCGGCAAGACCACCACTGTCGGCGCGATCTCCGAGATCGCGCCGCTGACCACCGAGGCGGAGATGACCACCGCCGGCATCGGCATCGACGACCCGGGCGGGGTCGCCGGCAAGACCACCACCACCGTCGCCATGGACTTCGGCTGCGTGACCATCGACCGCAGCCTGAAGCTCTACCTCTTCGGTACGCCCGGCCAGGCGCGCTTCGGGTTCATGTGGGACGACCTGGCCCGGGGCGCGCTCGGCGCGCTCGTGGTGGTGGACAGCGCCCGGCTCGACGACTGCTACCCGGCGATCGACTTCTTCGAGCGGTCCGGCCTGCCGTTCGCGGTGGGCGTCAACGCCTTCGACGGCCGGCTGGCCCTGGACCTGCCGTCGATCCGCTGGGCGCTGGCGATCGGCGAGCACGTGCCGCTGGTGCAGTTCGACGCCCGGGACCGCCTCTCGGTACGGGACGCCCTGCTCGTCGTCCTGGACCGTGCGCTGGACCGGGCCACCCGATCCCGGGCAGGCTGA